Proteins co-encoded in one Phycodurus eques isolate BA_2022a chromosome 21, UOR_Pequ_1.1, whole genome shotgun sequence genomic window:
- the bhlhe22 gene encoding class E basic helix-loop-helix protein 22, which translates to MDRRINLSGDIFHKTLSAVSGGKKMLQDAYRAGADERQSSSGIGCFEQGDADPIPPGGLRAAALGLPTGSLCVKYGEHAAAESSGGEQSLDDDSDGRSCSDVLLLADRKGKAEGGKKSKEQKTLRLNINARERRRMHDLNDALDELRGVIPYAHSPSVRKLSKIATLLLAKNYILMQAQALEEMRRLVAYLNQGQAISAAAIPGTTALAGPPPGLGAYEPPPPPPGYPSFPSAAAAAAAAAASSCPDKCALFGAAASSLQCKQCTDKP; encoded by the coding sequence ATGGACCGGAGGATCAACTTGAGCGGCGACATCTTCCACAAAACTCTGAGCGCCGTGTCCGGCGGCAAGAAGATGCTGCAGGACGCGTACCGGGCCGGCGCGGACGAGCGCCAGTCGTCGTCCGGCATCGGCTGCTTCGAGCAGGGCGACGCGGACCCCATCCCGCCGGGAGGACTGCGAGCGGCGGCGCTGGGTCTGCCCACCGGCTCGCTGTGCGTCAAGTACGGCGAGCACGCGGCGGCGGAGAGCAGCGGCGGGGAGCAGAGCCTCGACGACGACAGCGACGGCCGCTCGTGCAGCGACGTGCTGCTGCTGGCCGACCGCAAAGGCAAAGCGGAGGGCGGCAAGAAGAGCAAAGAGCAGAAGACGCTGCGGCTCAACATCAACGCCCGCGAGCGGCGGCGCATGCACGACCTGAACGACGCGCTGGACGAGCTGCGCGGCGTCATCCCGTACGCGCACAGCCCGTCCGTGCGTAAACTCTCCAAGATCGCCACGCTGCTGCTGGCCAAGAACTACATCCTCATGCAGGCGCAGGCGCTGGAGGAGATGCGCCGGCTGGTGGCCTACCTCAACCAGGGCCAGGCCATCTCCGCCGCCGCCATCCCGGGCACCACCGCGCTGGCCGGGCCGCCCCCCGGCCTGGGCGCCTacgagccgccgccgccgccgcccggcTACCCCTCCTTcccctccgccgccgccgccgccgccgccgccgccgcgtcgTCCTGCCCCGACAAGTGCGCGCTGTTCGGCGCGGCCGCCTCCAGCCTGCAGTGCAAGCAGTGCACTGACAAGCCTTAA